The Candidatus Zixiibacteriota bacterium genome includes the window AAAGCCATCAATTACCTGCGGGAAAAAGGAATCGCCAAAGCCGCCAGCAAAGCCGGGCGAAGCACCAAAGAAGGTGTAATCGCCTCCTATATTCATCCCGGCGACAAACTGGGCGTCCTGGTGGAACTTAACTGCGAAACCGATTTTGTCGCCCGAACGACGGAATTCCGCGCCCTTGCCAAAGATATCTCCATGCAGATTGCCGCCACAAATCCGCTGGCTGTCAGTCGCGATGGGCTCGACCCCAAGGTGATTGAAGCGGAGACGGCTATTTATCGCCAGCAGGCTCTCAATGAGGGAAAGCCGGAGAAAATTCTCGATAAAATCGTTGCCGGCAAACTCGACAAATACTATGCCGAAGTCTGCCTTATGGAGCAGCCTTTTGTCAAAGACGGCGAGAAAACTATCACCGAC containing:
- the tsf gene encoding translation elongation factor Ts: MEITAQQVKELREKTGAGMMDCKKALTETGGDFDKAINYLREKGIAKAASKAGRSTKEGVIASYIHPGDKLGVLVELNCETDFVARTTEFRALAKDISMQIAATNPLAVSRDGLDPKVIEAETAIYRQQALNEGKPEKILDKIVAGKLDKYYAEVCLMEQPFVKDGEKTITDIINDAIAKIGENISVKRFARFRLGE